The window TCTAGTTTTGCCCCTATAATGTTACCAGAGTAAGTATTTTAaattttgcttaaaacatgTGCTTGagaattagtttaaaattttgtttctaATGGAGAAGCTCATGCTATTGATGTTAATTGGGGTGCTTATTCCTATATGGGGATTTAAAGTTATCTAGTAAAGatatattcttttatttatggacTTTctctatctatatctatatgttgtTAGTTTCCATTGCACTGTTTGTGAGCAATGGTCTATTTGGAGACTGGAGGGAGTGATTCCAGTGTAGTTTGACCTTGGGTTTTGGGTTCTACTTGAGAATTTCAACCTTAAGGGTTGTATATGATTTGTATTTGATTATATTATTGTGaattccttgtttgatatatttctgGTTTTTGGTTTTGGGGAAGAATTTCATTATGGGTTCCTTTTTCTGTGAGTAAAGTTTTCATTATACTTGACCCATCTCGAAATTGATTAGGGTTGGCGTATGTGTGAGCACGGTGCTACTATCCTTTCATTTCTTGAAGAATGTGAAGGAATTGAAGTACCACTCGCCTAATTAGTTTTGTTACCGTAGACATTGCTTATGAATTGTAGCTTTTTATAGAGGAATATACGTTAAACATTAATTTAAGATCTTGGTGCTTGAGCCTGAATGCAGTAGGTTTtggttttttctattttaggtgGGGGGCATTTGAATCAATTAGTGTATTGTTGTAGTTTTTCGGTTTCATTATACAGTTAGGGTCAAATTTGTCCTctgttgtacttggattctaTTTAGATGTCCCCACTTAATGGTCTTTTTGGTTGGTTGTTCACAGTTGGAGCTGATGCTGATGATGAAAAAATCGATTTGCTTTTATCTCAAGTGGATGGTAAGGATATCACAGAGCTGATTGCAGCTGGTAGGGAGAAGTTGGCTTCAGTACCCGCTGGTGGTGGTGCTGGTGTTGCAGTTGCTGCCGCTGCTCCAGCTGGAGGTGCTGCCGCTGCACCTGCTGCTGAGGATAAGAAAGAGGAGAAAGTAGAAGAGAAAGAGGAGTCTGATGACGTAAGCCTCCCCCACTTGCTTGTATACTGTGATTCTCCTTTATTTTTGTATCAATAGCAAGTAATCTGACAAACTTCCGAATTTTTTGCAGGATATGGGCTTCAGTCTTTTCGACTAAGGAGTATCAAAGTGCTGGTCTTTTTCATTTAGAAGTTTTGTTATGCTTTTGTTTCTGTTTAGTGTTAGTTGGTGTCCCTGATTTTGTTTAGGAAATGAGTGACAGAGATACGACATTCTTGTTCTGAAACATGCTTTTTTCCATCTTATTGTTGCTTCAAGCTCCTACATTTTGGTTGTTATAATAGTACCTTGGGTATTGATCTGAGTTTGCGTGAATGAATGATCCACACATATCAGAGTGGGTCCAAGTTGAAGCTAGCATTTGACAGTAGTCAGGACACATGCGGATGTGGTTCCTTGGCCATTGATATCTGAAACAAAACCGGAGAATGCTAGCTAGTTGTTGTTACTTCTTTAGGTAGGTAGCAACTGAAAAGAAACCTAAAGTGTTAAGATCGCGGTAGTTAAAGAAAGAGAACTTTGATGGATTCAATTGTCATAGAATTTAGCGTGACCAACCTAAGCATAAGTTGAATGATGGAAGCCTCAAGACGTATTTGTGTATCATGAAGGAAGACGAGGAGAAAATCTTCTTGCAGAAGTGTGCAATCAATCATCTGGCGTCAGCTCATGGATGATTGGACAAAGTATGACTGGATTATCCAACTTTTCATCATGTGGAGATTGATGGGCTTAAGAAAATTTGCTTACAGCTtttaacaaaaatcaaaaggaatATGTAACAaggatttttttcttgttcCAAGCTGGTTGGAGCAACATGCTTTAGAAACTAAAGAAGCTTCAATTCCATGTGTAGGTCAAGCTGCGGAAGCTAGCAACTTCATGTGCCTCGTCTAAAGGTGCATTGAGGAAAAATTCAGTGGGGAGAAGTAGAACTATGTCCTATAAACTAGTATAAGAGCATTCATTCTCTGTGAAACAATTTTGCACAAAACCAACCGAACCTAGTTGTTTGTTTTGACTTACTTTTTCTTGCCCTACCATCTAGTGAATACATGAAAAAGCTATTAACTTACAAATTTATAACGACCATTTATAAATGGGTCTTGTATAATGGTGTGGACTCTCAGGCAAAGTCTCCAATGTCCTTGTATCGAGTTTATTGTTCTATTACAATAAATGTAACCTTGCAACAATGCACCAGCAAACTAGTACCATAAGAATGCAGgatctagtcaaattcccaaatttagTCAGCGTCTTAACCTAAATTAAAGCCTTAACCGAACTACAACAAACAACATGATGGTTACATCTCCATCGTTTCAGTTGACAATCACCCAGAAAGCAGAAACAGTGTACCTGGCAGAACCAGAGATTAGATAATTCTACTGATAACATATTCAAATATAACCCTTCAATAAGAGAAAGTATAACACTACTGTTAAGTCATGCCATAAGAAAACTGCAGATTTTCCACAGCATACAAAGTAAAGGGtttgaaaattcaaattttcgtCCATCTGCTCATCCTCCCATCTTTTCCAGAGTTGAAAAAGTTTAACTCATGCTAGttgttgaaattgatgaataatcAGAACAAATCAAATGTCTGGAAGAAACACCCCTCTTCCCTTCTTGTGCAACATTCACCACACTTAGGCCTGGAACAACAGTGGCGAGATCGGCTCAGAAGTTTATAAGTATAAAGAAGCTAGGTTACAAGAGGTACATGGATGATGGGTTGGGAGGAAATTAAAGTATGTGTCAACAGAGGTAGTCAAAGATGAGAGGCATAAAGAAGCCAACAAGCTGATTACACCATGTAATGCAGCGACGATTTACCTTTCAGCTGCCAAATTTGGATGTGAAGGAGTTGACCCCAAAAATTAGCTATGCCAACTTAATGTTACAGGACTAGGATACTAAACAAGTGGAGCATGTAAACAACAAAGAACAAAAATATATCATTTAACACTAACAGAAACAcccaataaaatttcaaaaagtaTGTGATGCAGACTGCTATTTGCTAAAAACTACACAAGTATTACTCTTCATACAAACGTATAGGTGCAAGAAATCTATATCTTGAACCTTGCAGAGCTTAACATCCAGCTCACTAGAAAGGTCTTAATGTCATAATATCTAGCTGGGTTCTCTGTACTATTGTCTACCTAGTTTTCTTCTGCTAAtacttttcctcctttttcttCACTTCTCTTGCTAAGTAAGGTATTTGATGATCATCACTTCAGTATTTGTTTAATCCTCAATAGTCAATGAAGTCTTACTAGTACACTAGTGGTGCCATTTTGTACAATTTGATCAAAATTCGAGTCAGTAATTTTGTCCAGAGAGAAATCTGCTTTAAATGAATTTTTACGACCAACTATTTGAAACTTGCAgccaaaaatttcacattggAACAACCAGATTGAGCATAGCTTCCCCTCCTTTTTGTGCCTAATCAACATTCTGAAGTTGCTGATGGTGTTATGATGCATGTAGCAAGAcgaaatttcaaaagaaaaggtcaaaatCCAGCTGTATAAATGAGCATCTCAGAGAAACATACCATGCGATTATACGAATTAATGTTCTTCGTACTGAGAACAGGGACCCAGGATCATCAACAGTGTCTATGAAAAAGAACTGTCCAATCTAATCTAGGACTTTGGAACGGTCACATTCAAAATCTTTACATCTTGGTATGGCTTGTCTGCCTTGTCAGTCTTTACTTTCTCTATAGCCTGTTAATTATGAAAAGTTGTTATTCCATAGTCTCCAGGAATAGAAGTTTAGCCGATATCTCAATTATACAATTGAAAATCAATGTCTTGAAATCTACACAACTACCATGATACTTCCACAGAATATGATGAATTATCAAGGTGCCATGCATCTGAATGATTAAGCAGTGCATACCTGTACAACATCCATTCCTTTTAAAACTCTGCCAAAAACTGTATGTTTGTTATCCAACCATGGAGTGGCAACAGTGGTGATAAAAAATTGAGAACCATTTGTGTTCGGCCCAGCATTAGCCATTGATACTGTAAAAGGCCTATCATGCCGCAAGCTGCATGAAAGTAAATGTATAGATGTTTTATGCAAGAGTAACAGACATTCACAATGTCATGGGCATCATGAAAACGTTATCCAGCAATGTTAACAAATTAACATACCCAAGTGTATGTAAAACGGTCTCGATGTGGGTGCAAATGGGTACAGACAATACTTTTTAATTAAGACATAACTAACAAATCCACCAGTAAATGCTTACAATAATTATAAGACCACATTCAACCACACAACAGGTGCATCATTGATTCAATACTTGATCAACGTCAATGACAAACACTTAGAATTCACGCCATCCAACAACTTCTTTTGTctaaattgagaaaaatctgTTGATACTTAGAAAAGCAGAgaataagaaaatgaaagtgcAAATTGAAAATATTTCAGTAGAAAAATAAGCTTTCGCATAATATTTGACAGCTGCTGTGGCTTTGTTGCAGGTTGCATGAACAGTTGAATTGTTTGCTCAAGCTTGCTAATGCTAACACAACAAAGTTACTTATAGCAGTTGACCTTTTTGGGAAACAGAAGATGAGCCTTATGTAACAACTGGGAAATAACTGGACATACTGTTGAGATGAGCATTTGTTCTATTCACAAGACCAATCTCTTTGGGAATCCTGAGAATCACACGTTCAACTTTCGATGGAGTTTCACAGAAACATACTTAACACAAAGACCAAGCCGGATACGAACCATGCAAGGGCAGGTCATTGACAAAGTCATAATCATGCCTGTAATCCATAAACTCGGAGAACCCCATCAACTGCACGCTTTTGTTTCTAATAAGTTGGC is drawn from Coffea arabica cultivar ET-39 chromosome 1c, Coffea Arabica ET-39 HiFi, whole genome shotgun sequence and contains these coding sequences:
- the LOC113726728 gene encoding large ribosomal subunit protein P2-like, giving the protein MKVVAAYLLALLGGNTCPSAKDIKAILASVGADADDEKIDLLLSQVDGKDITELIAAGREKLASVPAGGGAGVAVAAAAPAGGAAAAPAAEDKKEEKVEEKEESDDDMGFSLFD